One part of the Trichoplusia ni isolate ovarian cell line Hi5 chromosome 2, tn1, whole genome shotgun sequence genome encodes these proteins:
- the LOC113508372 gene encoding muscle-specific protein 20, protein MSLERQVRAKLASKRSPEQEKEAQEWIEAILGAKFPPGEAFEDVIKDGTVLCQLINKIKPGSVNKINTSGGQFKMMENITNFQAAIKNYGVPDIDVFQTVDLWEKKDIAQVTNTLFALGRETYRHAEWSGPYLGPKPAEECKRDFSEEVLNAGKTVIGLQAGSNKGATQAGQNMGAGRKILLGK, encoded by the exons atgTCTCTGGAACGTCAAGTCCGCGCCAAG TTGGCCTCCAAGCGTAGCCCCGAGCAGGAGAAGGAGGCCCAGGAATGGATTGAGGCCATCCTTGGCGCCAAGTTCCCCCCTGGTGAGGCCTTCGAGGATGTCATCAAGGACGGAACCGTCCTTTGCCAGCTCATCAACAAGATCAAACCTGGCTCCGTCAACAAGATCAACACCTCCGGTGGACAGTTCAAGATGATGGAGAACATCACCAA cTTCCAGGCTGCCATTAAGAACTACGGTGTCCCCGACATCGACGTGTTCCAGACCGTCGACCTGTGGGAAAAGAAGGACATCGCCCAGGTCACCAACACACTGTTCGCCCTCGGCCGTGAG ACCTACAGGCACGCCGAATGGAGCGGCCCCTACCTCGGACCCAAGCCCGCTGAGGAATGCAAGCGTGACTTCTCTGAGGAGGTCCTGAACGCCGGCAAGACTGTGATCGGTCTCCAGGCTGGCTCCAACAAGGGCGCCACCCAGGCCGGACAGAACATGGGCGCTGGTCGCAAGATCCTGCTCGGCAAGTGA